In Harpia harpyja isolate bHarHar1 chromosome 18, bHarHar1 primary haplotype, whole genome shotgun sequence, a single genomic region encodes these proteins:
- the LOC128153801 gene encoding rho GTPase-activating protein 20-like, with amino-acid sequence MKPIVQRRRSTPSAITKALSKSKNHSRETTLSSSHSDNGLPSGVFSSPGSTFILDERVQLTMGLQTQERHLILFSDVLVIAKSKSSSSLKLKKQVHLSEVWTGTCLSEVTEKKMGPENSFVIGWPTTNYVVTFSSADVKERWLSALLWHINVVKQNEYLKNLTLQIFVLDADNCSSTTAVNVSNVETAESVMKKTLLQLGLPGRTTEHHLWVISGKDDPAYPLIGHEHPFSIALNCLRDSADQQQGTNNNTLLADGTESSFLDQLPKEKQCQFVLKPRLQAPVQLRRESLQKHTKRKKSLIDWALRRSTSTPTGSPPSQSPTTPRKLFGLSLSSVCPDGILPKPIMDMLLLLYHEGPSTRGIFRRSANAKTCKELKEKLNSGDDVQVDGESVFVAAAVITDFLRNIPDSVLSSDMHGLWMEAVDTENRAHKIEAIKSLVNQLPEANLILLRHLFGVLHHIEQNSGVNQMNAFNLALCIAPNMLWLPSPTGPEEESRSTKKVALLVQFLIENSGEIFGGDIASLFQRPDKKKSKNSEESLGIGLAQHDDSSDELEFSACDPEGPKHHLVPETDAIFEASSSLLLDEDQEDWDLFSEITACYQSKARKNTSADSYDLLEEEGSFCSIGSIRSLSPARDRCSSEPSVCLSSQLPAQSHEPVARQSSCDATIMHSHTDYIHRLKQLQVESQKLIDEGLSPGVNKARQNLWQSPQTSSRVKQLSLQQSSLSNRSSFSSLSSTTTSPSASSLSSLDSAFSYCSESSAISPTDVSSLPFMFGTSARLHAVSPKITKRSPKEWHKSFTSPVPLHLCDLDSFHEYERKAVESSHCFAESKSFPSVSEAAVGSPLTDTDWEEEERQLSGVAGPGPGLSSWDYTKEFEQNPELPAASPASEKSPQISHQQHREKAAKNIEIKSIDACPPSQESLKRTKITFYMAPNKESSWGSPVEEEEERSVANTSSSNSPSSSSEQSVSKSLQTVRVHIPQTVFYGQNTPLVLQSISRRYHHEPMIPSPQAEHKESPQSASTPEELESNPVEMAQAPTQSKGFNTFSHTIHIILPASIRNTVREYFKHDETKTCPTAEAEAVENELLRSRVEWLRSQPLAEVATEERDTVAFAEETFV; translated from the exons ATGAAGCCCATAGTCCAAAGACGACGATCTACCCCTTCTGCCATTACTAAAGCTCTCAGCAAGTCAAAGAACCATTCCAG ggAGACTAccctttcctcttcccattcAGACAATGGGCTGCCAAGTGGGGTGTTCAGTAGCCCAGGCTCCACTTTCATCCTGGATGAGCGAGTACAGCTAACCATGGGCCTGCAGACCCAGGAAAGACATTTGATCTTGTTCAGTGATGTGCTGGTCATCGCCAAGTCCAA ATCCTCCTCTAGCCTGAAGCTCAAAAAGCAGGTGCATCTGAGTGAAGTGTGGACCGGCACCTGTCTCAGCGAAGTGACAGAGAAAAAGATGGGTCCCGAGAATTCGTTTGTCATCGGCTGGCCTACCACCAACTATGTTGTCACCTTCAG CTCAGCTGACGTGAAGGAACGATGGCTGTCAGCATTACTGTG GCATATCAATGTGGTAAAACAGAATGAATATCTGAAGAATCTAACCCTTCAGATCTTTGTGCTGGATGCTGACAACTGTTCTTCT aCTACTGCAGTCAATGTGTCCAATGTGGAAACTGCAGAGAGTGTGATGAAGAAGACCCTTCTACAGCTTGGACTTCCT GGCAGGACAACTGAACATCACCTCTGGGTGATCTCAGGAAAAGATGACCCTGCTTACCCTCTCATTG GGCACGAGCATCCTTTCAGCATCGCATTGAACTGTCTCCGGGACTCTGCTGACCAGCAGCAAGGAACCAACAATAACACCCTCCTGGCTGATGGGACAGAGTCTTCCTTCCTTGATCAGCTCCCAAAGGAAAAACAGTGTCAGTTTGTCCTGAAACCCAGGCTCCAAGCTCCAGTGCAGCTGAGGAGAG agtCACTGCAGAAACACACCAAAAGGAAGAAGTCCTTGATTGATTGGGCCCTGCGCCGCAGCACCAGCACCCCGACAGGCAGCCCTCCTTCGCAGTCGCCTACCACCCCACGGAAGCTCTTTGGCCTGTCTCTGTCCTCTGTCTGTCCTGACGGGATCCTTCCCAAGCCAATCATG GATATGCTGCTCCTTCTGTACCACGAAGGTCCCTCTACTAGGGGCATTTTCAGACGTTCTGCCAATGCCAAGACTTGCAAGGAGTTGAAAGAGAAGCTGAACTCTGGAGATGATGTCCAGGTGGATGGAGAGTCAGTCTTTGTTGCTGCAGCTGTCATCACG GATTTTCTCCGAAATATACCTGACAGTGTTCTATCCTCAGACATGCACGGACTGTGGATGGAAGCTGTGGACACGGAAAATCGGGCACATAAGATTGAAGCTATCAAAAG TCTAGTCAACCAGCTTCCAGAGGCCAACCTCATCTTACTCAGACACCTCTTTGGAGTTCTCCATCATATTGAGCAGAATTCCGGCGTGAATCAGATGAATGCCTTTAACCTGGCTCTTTGCATAGCACCCAATATGCTGTGGCTACCAAGTCCCACTGGGCCTGAAGAGGAGAGCAGGTCTACAAAGAAG GTGGCCTTGTTAGTGCAGTTCCTGATTGAAAACTCAGGAGAGATTTTTGGAGGTGACATTGCTTCCTTATTTCAAAGACCAGACAAAAAGAAGTCCAAAAACTCAGAGGAATCTCTGG GCATAGGCTTGGCTCAGCATGATGATTCTTCTGATGAGCTGGAATTTTCTGCTTGTGACCCAGAAGGACCAAAGCACCACCTGGTACCTGAAACAGATGCCATTTTTGAAGCATCCAGCAGCTTGTTACTCGATGAGGATCAGGAAGACTGGGACTTGTTCAGTGAGATCACAGCCTGCTACCAAAGCAAAGCCCGGAAGAACACCAGTGCAGACAGCTATGACCTCCTGGAAGAGGAGGGCTCCTTCTGCTCCATCGGCTCAATACGCTCACTCAGCCCAGCCAGGGACCGGTGCTCATCCGAGCCCAGTGTCTGCCTCAGCTCCCAGCTTCCTGCTCAGAGCCATGAGCCGGTGGCCCGCCAGTCCAGCTGCGATGCCACCATCATGCACAGCCATACAGATTATATCCACAGGCTCAAGCAGCTGCAAGTGGAGAGCCAGAAGTTGATTGATGAAGGCCTAAGCCCTGGGGTCAATAAGGCCAGGCAGAATTTGTGGCAGTCGCCTCAGACCAGCTCTAGGGTGAAGCAGCTCAGCCTTCAGCAATCCAGCCTATCCAACAGGTCCAGCTTCTCTAGCCTGTCCTCTACGACCACCTCCCCATCTGCCTCCTCACTCAGTTCCTTAGACAGTGCTTTCTCCTACTGCTCAGAGTCATCAGCCATTAGTCCCACAGACGTCTCATCCCTGCCATTCATGTTCGGCACGTCTGCCAGGCTTCATGCTGTGTCGCCCAAGATTACCAAGAGGTCCCCGAAAGAGTGGCACAAGTCCTTCACATCTCCTGTGCCTTTACATCTGTGTGACCTGGACAGTTTCCATGAGTATGAACGCAAGGCTGTAGAGAGCAGTCATTGCTTTGCAGAGAGCAAAAGTTTTCCATCTGTCAGCGAAGCTGCCGTGGGAAGCCCACTAACTGACACTgactgggaagaagaggagagacaGCTGAGTGGTGTAGCGGGCCCTGGCCCAGGGCTCAGCAGCTGGGATTATACCAAAGAGTTTGAACAAAACCCTGAGctgccagctgccagcccagccagcgagaaatcCCCACAGATCAGCCACCAGCAGCATAGGGAGAAGGCAGCGAAGAACATAGAAATCAAAAGCATTGATGCCTGCCCTCCAAGCCAGGAAAGCCTGAAGCGCACCAAGATAACTTTTTACATGGCCCCAAATAAAGAAAGCTCTTGGGGGTCTCcagtggaagaggaagaagagagatccgtggcaaacaccagcagcagtaactcacccagcagcagcagtgagcaaAGCGTGTCTAAGAGCTTGCAGACTGTGAGAGTCCATATCCCCCAGACAGTTTTCTATGGGCAAAATACCCCCCTTGTCCTGCAGTCCATCTCCAGGCGCTACCACCATGAACCAATGATCCCATCCCCGCAGGCAGAGCACAAAGAGAGCCCCCAAAGCGCCTCCACTCCCGAGGAGCTGGAGAGCAATCCAGTGGAAATGGCGCAGGCGCCAACCCAGAGCAAGGGCTTCAACACATTCAGCCACACCATCCATATCATCCTCCCCGCCTCCATTCGAAACACTGTCAGGGAGTATTTCAAGCACGATGAAACCAAGACCTGTCCCACGGCTGAGGCAGAAGCAGTGGAGAATGAACTCCTTCGGAGCAGGGTGGAGTGGCTCAGGAGCCAGCCACTGGCAGAGGTGGCCACAGAGGAGCGTGATACAGTGGCATTTGCAGAAGAGACGTTTGTCTAG